The genomic segment CCCTGCTGGTCGACGAGAATGGCGACTGCAAGGATAAGGAGTGGGGCGAGTTTACGGCCGAGATGTATGCTGAGGGCCACTCGTTCTTCACCTATATGAGTGATAATGCTGACTCGCTGTCAAGTTGCTGCCGTCTGCGCAACGAGATCACCGACAATGGCTTCAGCTATACCCTGGGTGCAGGTGGCGTCAGCACAGGATCTAAGTCAGTGCTCACCATCAACCTCAATCGCTGTATCCAGTATGCCGTGAACAACAAGCTGGACTATCTGGAGTACCTGAGTGGCATCATCGACCTGTGCCATAAGGTGCAGATGGCCTATAACGAGAACCTGAAGGAACTGCAGGAGCATGGCATGCTGCCGCTGTTCGATGCTGGCTATATCAATATCGGTCGTCAGTACCTCACCATTGGTATCAACGGCTTGGTAGAGGCTGCCGAGTTCATGGGACTGAAGATCACGCCTAACGACGACTATAAGAACTTCGTGCAGGGCATCCTGGGTCTTATCGAGAAGTACAACAAGCAGTATCGCACCAAGGACGTGATGTTCAACTGCGAGATGATTCCTGCCGAGAATGTGGGTGTGAAGCATGCCAAGTGGGACCGTGAGGACGGCTATTTCGTGCCACGCGACTGCTACAATAGCTATTTCTATGTGGTCGAGGACGACTCACTCTCAGTCATCGACAAATTCAAGTTGCACGGCGCTCCCTATATTGAGCACCTCACTGGTGGTTCGGCCCTGCACATGAACCTCGACGAGCACCTGTCGAAGGAGCAGTACCTGCAGTTGCTGAAGGTGGCTGCCAAGGAAGGTTGTAACTACTTCACGTTCAATATCCCCAACACCGTATGTAACGACTGCGGTCATATCGACAAGCGCTATCTGCACGAGTGTCCTAAGTGTCATTCAAAGAATGTGGACTATATGACCCGTATCATTGGCTATCTGAAGCGAGTGAGCAACTTCTCGCAGCCACGTCAGGAAGAGGCTGCCCGTCGCTTCTACGCCCATGCCGCAAAATGAAAAGTAAAAAGGTAAAAAGTATATCTTTGCTATCGCAATAGAAATATGTTGAAATACGTAAACACAGGCATTGTCTTTCAAGAGATACCCGACGAAGTAACTTTGGCCATCAATATCAGTGGCTGTCCATGCCGCTGCCCGGGCTGCCATAGCCAGTATCTCTGGGAAGACGTTGGCCTTCCTCTGAATACCGAAGCGCTCGATGATTTCGTAGAGCGCTTCGGCAATGATATCACCTGTATCTCGTTTATGGGCGGTGATGCCGACCCAAAGAGTGTCAATCTGTTGGCGCAGTATATCCACGAGACCTATCCACAGTTCAAGGTGGCTTGGTATAGTGGCCGACTGCGTGTGCCGGCGGTCATCAAAAAGACCGACTTTGACTATATCAAAATCGGTCCTTTTATCCGTCATCTGGGACCCTTGAACAGTCCCACCACCAATCAGCGTCTCTATCGCCAGACCGCCGATGGTGAGTTTGAAGATATCACCTATCGCTTCTGGCGCAAACAGCAAATCTCTTAGAACTCCACCAGGATGCGGAACACCTTGCCAGGGTTCTCGCTCCACCAACGCATAGTTTCGAGTGCCTCTTCGGGCTTTATCACCTTGGTGATCAGAGTGTCGATGGGGCACTCGTTGTTTTCCAGATAGTGAATCACAGCACGGAAGTCAGAAGGCAGGGCATTGCGTGAGCCGCGGATGTCGAGCTCCTTCTGAACGAAGTACTTTGTCTGCAGCGACACCTCGCTCTTGGCATAGCCGATGCAGGCCACACGACCCGTGAAGGCCACCTCGTTGATGGCCATCTGATAGGTGGGCACGCTGCCCACGGCCTCGATCACCACGTCAGGACCAAAGCCGTTGGTCATCTCCTGCAGGCGCTGGTGAGCATCCTCGTTCTTGGTGTTGATGGTATAGGTGGCACCCATCTTCTTGGCCAGTGCCAACTTCTCGTCGTCGATATCGGCGGCAATCACCGTGGCACCACGCAGGGCCGAGCGTACGATGGCGCCCATGCCCACC from the Prevotella sp. E15-22 genome contains:
- the nrdG gene encoding anaerobic ribonucleoside-triphosphate reductase activating protein, translated to MLKYVNTGIVFQEIPDEVTLAINISGCPCRCPGCHSQYLWEDVGLPLNTEALDDFVERFGNDITCISFMGGDADPKSVNLLAQYIHETYPQFKVAWYSGRLRVPAVIKKTDFDYIKIGPFIRHLGPLNSPTTNQRLYRQTADGEFEDITYRFWRKQQIS